A section of the Leptospira kobayashii genome encodes:
- a CDS encoding PqqD family protein, with product MSIGSLKNLALSDNGFVFDPTTGNTFIFNETALTIVRCLIQEKSKEEIIRFLLEEYEVGAEELERDYSDTMIHLKELGLYQ from the coding sequence ATGAGCATCGGTTCACTGAAAAACTTAGCATTGAGTGATAACGGATTTGTTTTCGACCCCACAACAGGAAATACGTTTATTTTCAATGAAACTGCTTTAACAATTGTTCGATGCCTCATTCAGGAAAAATCTAAAGAGGAAATCATCCGGTTCCTGTTGGAAGAATATGAAGTCGGGGCCGAGGAATTGGAAAGAGACTATTCCGATACCATGATTCACCTAAAGGAACTCGGACTGTATCAATGA
- a CDS encoding ATP-grasp domain-containing protein has translation MKRPLIAVSGMNAVDSPGPGVPVLRSLKESDLHPRLIGFAYGTLEPGNFMTDFLENSFLFPYPNAGPGVLLDRIKKIHSDYQMDVIIPTLDSELDNYIAIEHELDQMGIKMVLPGKKELHTRDKTYLSESLKDTEVLLPETRTIQDIASLRQATDEIGFPLFMKGIFYEAFYARNYEEAAGYFYSISAKWGVPVIVQKYISGEECNICALANKGELVGGVVMKKLFLTDKGKAWAGVTIGNEEVKKISTSILKFINWHGGCELEFIIESKTGKMYLLEINPRFPAWVYLATASGQNLPDALVKMALGKSIPSFSSYEVGKVFVRHSWDEIIPMKQIEALTVYGQLVDPKKESSYE, from the coding sequence ATGAAACGTCCTCTCATCGCCGTAAGCGGGATGAATGCCGTAGACAGTCCCGGCCCCGGGGTTCCCGTGCTTCGCTCTCTGAAAGAATCCGATCTCCATCCTAGACTCATCGGTTTTGCCTATGGAACTTTGGAACCCGGAAATTTTATGACCGATTTTTTGGAAAATTCATTTTTGTTTCCCTACCCCAACGCAGGACCTGGAGTTCTTTTGGATCGGATCAAAAAAATCCATTCTGATTATCAAATGGACGTCATCATACCCACTCTCGATTCGGAACTTGATAATTATATCGCCATTGAACATGAGTTAGATCAAATGGGAATCAAAATGGTACTGCCCGGAAAAAAGGAATTACATACCAGAGATAAAACCTATCTCAGCGAATCCTTAAAAGATACCGAAGTACTGCTTCCCGAAACAAGAACCATCCAAGACATAGCCTCCCTCAGACAGGCAACCGATGAGATCGGATTTCCTTTGTTTATGAAAGGAATTTTTTATGAAGCTTTCTATGCACGTAATTACGAAGAAGCTGCCGGTTATTTTTATTCCATTTCTGCAAAATGGGGAGTGCCTGTCATTGTTCAAAAATATATCTCGGGAGAAGAATGCAACATTTGTGCTTTAGCTAACAAGGGTGAGCTGGTTGGCGGAGTGGTGATGAAAAAACTTTTCCTAACGGATAAGGGAAAAGCTTGGGCGGGAGTTACGATCGGAAATGAAGAAGTCAAAAAAATTTCCACTTCCATCCTAAAGTTCATCAATTGGCACGGAGGATGTGAGTTGGAATTCATTATAGAATCCAAAACGGGAAAAATGTATCTTCTCGAAATCAATCCCCGCTTTCCCGCTTGGGTATACCTCGCTACAGCCTCCGGGCAAAATCTACCGGATGCTTTGGTAAAAATGGCTTTGGGAAAATCGATCCCTTCTTTCTCTTCCTATGAAGTCGGTAAGGTATTTGTCCGGCACAGTTGGGATGAAATCATTCCCATGAAACAAATTGAAGCTTTAACAGTATACGGTCAGTTAGTCGATCCTAAAAAGGAAAGTTCTTATGAGTAA
- a CDS encoding alanine racemase, producing the protein MSKKVYLRPSIKKQHLGAANKFAGFHPPETVSSIDGILVEDLLNKYGSPLFIFSETTIRKKIAAYKQAFESRYPMFQPTWSYKTNYLNDICKVFHKEGFWAETVSAFEYEKARKNGIPGNRIIFNGPYKPYEALKLAVSEGARIHADHLDEIKDLMKIADELGRKVDVSIRISMDTGSYPTWSRFGFNLESGHALEAATKIAESGGKLNLTGVHSHIGTFMLEPSAYKKAALQISKFYKVLRDDLRQPMQYIDLGGGFVSANKLKNIYQSGASLLPSFDQYAEAICSALYDAFSPEEPPSLFLESGRALVDESGFLASTVVGTKTLPTGRRALILDAGVNLLYTSTWYDLNISPIKDYSKDFEEVILYGPLCMNIDIVRETCILPNMARGESLLIHPVGAYNVTQWMQFIEMRPAVVLIQTNGQIKQMRRRETTDDINAMEVES; encoded by the coding sequence ATGAGTAAAAAAGTTTACCTGCGTCCTTCCATCAAAAAACAACATTTAGGCGCAGCAAATAAATTTGCAGGCTTTCATCCTCCTGAAACGGTTTCTTCCATTGATGGAATCCTTGTGGAAGACTTATTGAACAAATATGGCTCCCCTTTGTTTATTTTTTCGGAAACTACGATCCGGAAAAAAATCGCCGCTTATAAACAAGCATTCGAATCCAGGTATCCCATGTTCCAGCCCACTTGGTCATATAAGACCAATTATCTGAATGATATCTGCAAGGTTTTTCATAAAGAAGGTTTTTGGGCGGAAACAGTTTCCGCTTTCGAATACGAAAAAGCGAGAAAGAATGGGATTCCCGGAAATAGAATCATCTTCAATGGGCCTTACAAACCGTATGAAGCTTTGAAACTCGCGGTCTCAGAAGGAGCAAGAATCCATGCGGATCATTTGGATGAAATCAAAGACTTGATGAAAATCGCAGATGAATTGGGCCGCAAAGTGGATGTATCCATTCGCATCTCCATGGATACGGGAAGTTATCCTACCTGGAGTCGATTCGGATTCAATTTGGAATCTGGTCACGCATTGGAAGCGGCGACAAAAATTGCGGAAAGCGGAGGAAAATTGAACCTAACGGGAGTTCATTCCCATATAGGAACTTTCATGCTGGAACCGTCTGCATATAAAAAAGCTGCTCTTCAAATTTCGAAATTTTATAAAGTACTAAGAGACGATCTCAGGCAACCCATGCAGTACATAGATTTGGGAGGTGGGTTCGTTTCGGCTAACAAATTGAAAAATATATATCAATCCGGGGCATCTCTACTTCCTTCTTTCGATCAATATGCGGAAGCAATTTGTTCCGCTCTCTACGATGCGTTTTCTCCGGAAGAACCACCTTCCTTATTCTTGGAATCCGGTCGCGCCTTGGTGGATGAGTCGGGATTTTTGGCAAGCACAGTAGTCGGAACAAAAACCCTACCTACGGGAAGAAGAGCTTTGATTCTGGATGCAGGAGTCAATTTACTTTATACTTCCACTTGGTACGATTTGAATATTTCACCTATCAAAGATTATTCGAAAGATTTTGAAGAGGTGATCTTATACGGACCTCTATGTATGAATATCGATATAGTAAGAGAGACTTGCATACTTCCCAATATGGCGCGGGGAGAAAGTCTACTCATCCATCCTGTCGGAGCTTATAATGTAACCCAATGGATGCAATTTATAGAAATGAGACCGGCCGTAGTGCTCATTCAAACCAATGGGCAGATCAAACAAATGCGGCGAAGAGAAACAACCGATGATATCAATGCAATGGAAGTAGAGTCGTGA